A single region of the Canis lupus familiaris isolate Mischka breed German Shepherd chromosome 35, alternate assembly UU_Cfam_GSD_1.0, whole genome shotgun sequence genome encodes:
- the CAGE1 gene encoding cancer-associated gene 1 protein isoform X1, translating into MEPVKNKDYQKVWSSPSDPAHFEVDASHEKLEGVFKADSMNFSSFSQDLTHSHFPLYMDTNSTTSDSPQSEIKNVKREDESKPTLSKDIYGTLDDELDDVTTGSDSQNLLTQPVDTSLSFFRQFEPICKFHLTEAFNTETITFQNLTEGLPYTEKPEMQSHVCNCPKDTNIKEDSFKEENSVGTEFSTSTKEEQLAHECVRQLSRSPPLVHSSGETLKFTETSPAKSAATEAALKPSQPQSFLYMENVHSDVKKPFDNENNFNFLDLRANYTTEEIVVSSKGVQSFEDVPDMPVCCQKEAPLEGLASPRIASPWFPAGIPWSGGAPLGDGMMPDTEQELESSQSLEEEMACEVLGKLEHTNRKQQSQIQDLQSSNKYLERKVEELQMQDTKQQVFVDIINELKAKVEELIEDKYRMMLEKSDTNKTLQNLHKVLTHTQNRLQEVKNEKETLQLELKRIKGNFVHLQEKYMTAVQQRDKTVSLCLQMNRTISEKEEEVERLQQLKGELEKATTSALDLKREKKTLEQEFLSLQEELQKHKKENLEERQSLKLRLEKLLAQVSHLQFISENEKAKNTQLQQQVQDVQQEIARLRQQVQVQSDAPQFETVQLQEHPGEAVEADGTKDITIPDAEHLKESKKVSDIMLQKLKHLYLKKENLDKEVLKHRAKITAFRELIAKETAFQDQIIELTVSRLVFLPTAKLGNLLESKEDHCNRLIEENDKYQRHLGNLINKTDTGKF; encoded by the exons ATGGAGCCTG ttaaaaacaaagactATCAAAAAGTTTGGTCATCACCTTCAGATCCTGCACATTTTGAAGTGGAtgcctctcatgaaaaattaGAAGGCGTGTTCAAAGCAGATAGCATGAATTTCAGCAGTTTTTCTCAAGACTTAACTCACTCACATTTTCCCTTGTATATGGATACCAACAGTACCACTTCAGACTCGCCTCAG AGtgaaataaagaatgtaaaaaggGAAGATGAATCTAAACCCACACTTTCCAAAGATATTTATGGCACACTAGATGATGAATTAGATG ATGTCACCACTGGAAGTGACTCACAGAACTTACTAACTCAGCCAGTTGACACCAGCCTTTCTTTCTTCAGACAATTTGAACCCATTTGCAAATTTCATCTCACAGAAGCATTTAATACTGAAACAATAACATTTCAAAATCTGACAGAAGGCTTACCTTAcacagagaaaccagaaatgcAAAGTCATGTGTGTAATTGTCCAAAAGACACTAATATAAAGGAAGATTCGtttaaggaagaaaattcagTGGGAACTGAATTTAGCACCTCCACAAAGGAAGAGCAGCTTGCTCATGAATGTGTCAGACAACTTTCTAGAAGCCCACCTCTGGTCCATAGCAGTGGAGAGACACTGAAATTCACGGAAACGTCACCAGCTAAAAGTGCTGCCACAGAGGCTGCACTCAAACCTAGTCAACCTCAAAGCTTCTTGTATATGGAAAATGTACACAGTGATGTTAAAAAACCTTTTGACAACGAGAATAACTTTAACTTCCTTGATCTGAGAGCTAATTATACAACAGAggag ATTGTAGTGTCTTCGAAAGGAGTACAGAGCTTTGAGGATGTTCCTGACATGCCAGTCTGTTGCCAAAAGGAAGCTCCCCTGGAGGGCCTGGCCAGTCCAAGGATTGCCTCACCTTGGTTTCCTGCAGGCATTCCTTGGAGCGGTGGAGCACCTCTGGGTGATGGCATGATGCCTGACACAGAGCAGGAATTGGAAAGCTCACAATCTCTGGAAGAGGAGATGGCTTGCGAAGTCTTGGGGAAATTAGAGCATACAAATAGAAAGCAGCAAAGCCAGATCCAAGACCTGCAGAGTAGCAACAAATATCTAGAGAGGAAGGTGGAGGAGTTACAGATGCAGGACACCAAACAGCAGGTGTTCGTGGATATCATAAATGAGCTGAAGGCCAAGGTGGAGGAATTAATTGAGGACAAATACAGAATGATGCTAGAGAAGAGTGACACCAACAAGACACTGCAGAATTTGCACAAGGTCTTAACTCATACCCAAAATCGTCTTCAGGAAGTGAAGAATGAAAAGGAGACCTTGCAGCTGGAGCTTAAGAGGATCAAGGGCAATTTTGTTCATCTACAGGAGAAGTACATGACGGCAGTGCAACAGAGAGACAAAACTGTCAGCCTGTGCCTACAGATGAACAGAACCATcagtgagaaagaagaagaggttGAGAGGCTGCAGCAACTGAAGGGAGAGCTGGAAAAGGCTACCACCTCCGCTCTGGActtgaaaagggagaaaaagaccCTCGAACAAGAGTTCCTATCTTTACAGGAGGAACTTCAGAAGCACAAGAAGGAAAACCTGGAAGAAAGGCAGAGCCTGAAATTGAGGCTCGAGAAGCTTCTCGCTCAGGTTAGTCATTTGCAGTTcatatcagaaaatgaaaaggcaaagaacACTCAACTCCAGCAGCAGGTCCAGGATGTGCAGCAGGAAATCGCAAGGCTTCggcagcaggtgcaggtgcaAAGTGATGCCCCTCAGTTTGAGACAGTGCAGTTACAGGAACACCCCGGGGAAGCAGTGGAGGCGGATGGCACAAAG GACATCACCATTCCTGATGCTGAACATttaaaagagagcaagaaagttAGTGATATAATGCTACAAAAATTGAAGCACTTgtatcttaaaaaggaaaatttagatAAAGAG gtACTGAAACATAGAGCCAAAATCACAGCTTTTAGAGAGTTAATTGCAAAAGAAACAGCATTTCAAGATCAGATTATTGAG TTAACAGTTTCCAGGTTAGTATTTTTACCAACTGCAAAATTGGGAAATCTTCTAGAGTCAAAAGAAGACCACTGCAACAGACTCAttgaagaaaatgacaaatatcaaAGACATTTAGGCAACTTAATAAATaag ACTGACACTGGCAAGTTTTAA
- the CAGE1 gene encoding cancer-associated gene 1 protein isoform X2 — MEPVKNKDYQKVWSSPSDPAHFEVDASHEKLEGVFKADSMNFSSFSQDLTHSHFPLYMDTNSTTSDSPQSEIKNVKREDESKPTLSKDIYGTLDDELDDVTTGSDSQNLLTQPVDTSLSFFRQFEPICKFHLTEAFNTETITFQNLTEGLPYTEKPEMQSHVCNCPKDTNIKEDSFKEENSVGTEFSTSTKEEQLAHECVRQLSRSPPLVHSSGETLKFTETSPAKSAATEAALKPSQPQSFLYMENVHSDVKKPFDNENNFNFLDLRANYTTEEIVVSSKGVQSFEDVPDMPVCCQKEAPLEGLASPRIASPWFPAGIPWSGGAPLGDGMMPDTEQELESSQSLEEEMACEVLGKLEHTNRKQQSQIQDLQSSNKYLERKVEELQMQDTKQQVFVDIINELKAKVEELIEDKYRMMLEKSDTNKTLQNLHKVLTHTQNRLQEVKNEKETLQLELKRIKGNFVHLQEKYMTAVQQRDKTVSLCLQMNRTISEKEEEVERLQQLKGELEKATTSALDLKREKKTLEQEFLSLQEELQKHKKENLEERQSLKLRLEKLLAQVSHLQFISENEKAKNTQLQQQVQDVQQEIARLRQQVQVQSDAPQFETVQLQEHPGEAVEADGTKVLKHRAKITAFRELIAKETAFQDQIIELTVSRLVFLPTAKLGNLLESKEDHCNRLIEENDKYQRHLGNLINKTDTGKF, encoded by the exons ATGGAGCCTG ttaaaaacaaagactATCAAAAAGTTTGGTCATCACCTTCAGATCCTGCACATTTTGAAGTGGAtgcctctcatgaaaaattaGAAGGCGTGTTCAAAGCAGATAGCATGAATTTCAGCAGTTTTTCTCAAGACTTAACTCACTCACATTTTCCCTTGTATATGGATACCAACAGTACCACTTCAGACTCGCCTCAG AGtgaaataaagaatgtaaaaaggGAAGATGAATCTAAACCCACACTTTCCAAAGATATTTATGGCACACTAGATGATGAATTAGATG ATGTCACCACTGGAAGTGACTCACAGAACTTACTAACTCAGCCAGTTGACACCAGCCTTTCTTTCTTCAGACAATTTGAACCCATTTGCAAATTTCATCTCACAGAAGCATTTAATACTGAAACAATAACATTTCAAAATCTGACAGAAGGCTTACCTTAcacagagaaaccagaaatgcAAAGTCATGTGTGTAATTGTCCAAAAGACACTAATATAAAGGAAGATTCGtttaaggaagaaaattcagTGGGAACTGAATTTAGCACCTCCACAAAGGAAGAGCAGCTTGCTCATGAATGTGTCAGACAACTTTCTAGAAGCCCACCTCTGGTCCATAGCAGTGGAGAGACACTGAAATTCACGGAAACGTCACCAGCTAAAAGTGCTGCCACAGAGGCTGCACTCAAACCTAGTCAACCTCAAAGCTTCTTGTATATGGAAAATGTACACAGTGATGTTAAAAAACCTTTTGACAACGAGAATAACTTTAACTTCCTTGATCTGAGAGCTAATTATACAACAGAggag ATTGTAGTGTCTTCGAAAGGAGTACAGAGCTTTGAGGATGTTCCTGACATGCCAGTCTGTTGCCAAAAGGAAGCTCCCCTGGAGGGCCTGGCCAGTCCAAGGATTGCCTCACCTTGGTTTCCTGCAGGCATTCCTTGGAGCGGTGGAGCACCTCTGGGTGATGGCATGATGCCTGACACAGAGCAGGAATTGGAAAGCTCACAATCTCTGGAAGAGGAGATGGCTTGCGAAGTCTTGGGGAAATTAGAGCATACAAATAGAAAGCAGCAAAGCCAGATCCAAGACCTGCAGAGTAGCAACAAATATCTAGAGAGGAAGGTGGAGGAGTTACAGATGCAGGACACCAAACAGCAGGTGTTCGTGGATATCATAAATGAGCTGAAGGCCAAGGTGGAGGAATTAATTGAGGACAAATACAGAATGATGCTAGAGAAGAGTGACACCAACAAGACACTGCAGAATTTGCACAAGGTCTTAACTCATACCCAAAATCGTCTTCAGGAAGTGAAGAATGAAAAGGAGACCTTGCAGCTGGAGCTTAAGAGGATCAAGGGCAATTTTGTTCATCTACAGGAGAAGTACATGACGGCAGTGCAACAGAGAGACAAAACTGTCAGCCTGTGCCTACAGATGAACAGAACCATcagtgagaaagaagaagaggttGAGAGGCTGCAGCAACTGAAGGGAGAGCTGGAAAAGGCTACCACCTCCGCTCTGGActtgaaaagggagaaaaagaccCTCGAACAAGAGTTCCTATCTTTACAGGAGGAACTTCAGAAGCACAAGAAGGAAAACCTGGAAGAAAGGCAGAGCCTGAAATTGAGGCTCGAGAAGCTTCTCGCTCAGGTTAGTCATTTGCAGTTcatatcagaaaatgaaaaggcaaagaacACTCAACTCCAGCAGCAGGTCCAGGATGTGCAGCAGGAAATCGCAAGGCTTCggcagcaggtgcaggtgcaAAGTGATGCCCCTCAGTTTGAGACAGTGCAGTTACAGGAACACCCCGGGGAAGCAGTGGAGGCGGATGGCACAAAG gtACTGAAACATAGAGCCAAAATCACAGCTTTTAGAGAGTTAATTGCAAAAGAAACAGCATTTCAAGATCAGATTATTGAG TTAACAGTTTCCAGGTTAGTATTTTTACCAACTGCAAAATTGGGAAATCTTCTAGAGTCAAAAGAAGACCACTGCAACAGACTCAttgaagaaaatgacaaatatcaaAGACATTTAGGCAACTTAATAAATaag ACTGACACTGGCAAGTTTTAA
- the CAGE1 gene encoding cancer-associated gene 1 protein isoform X6, whose translation MEPVKNKDYQKVWSSPSDPAHFEVDASHEKLEGVFKADSMNFSSFSQDLTHSHFPLYMDTNSTTSDSPQSEIKNVKREDESKPTLSKDIYGTLDDELDDVTTGSDSQNLLTQPVDTSLSFFRQFEPICKFHLTEAFNTETITFQNLTEGLPYTEKPEMQSHVCNCPKDTNIKEDSFKEENSVGTEFSTSTKEEQLAHECVRQLSRSPPLVHSSGETLKFTETSPAKSAATEAALKPSQPQSFLYMENVHSDVKKPFDNENNFNFLDLRANYTTEEIVVSSKGVQSFEDVPDMPVCCQKEAPLEGLASPRIASPWFPAGIPWSGGAPLGDGMMPDTEQELESSQSLEEEMACEVLGKLEHTNRKQQSQIQDLQSSNKYLERKVEELQMQDTKQQVFVDIINELKAKVEELIEDKYRMMLEKSDTNKTLQNLHKVLTHTQNRLQEVKNEKETLQLELKRIKGNFVHLQEKYMTAVQQRDKTVSLCLQMNRTISEKEEEVERLQQLKGELEKATTSALDLKREKKTLEQEFLSLQEELQKHKKENLEERQSLKLRLEKLLAQVSHLQFISENEKAKNTQLQQQVQDVQQEIARLRQQVQVQSDAPQFETVQLQEHPGEAVEADGTKVLKHRAKITAFRELIAKETAFQDQIIETDTGKF comes from the exons ATGGAGCCTG ttaaaaacaaagactATCAAAAAGTTTGGTCATCACCTTCAGATCCTGCACATTTTGAAGTGGAtgcctctcatgaaaaattaGAAGGCGTGTTCAAAGCAGATAGCATGAATTTCAGCAGTTTTTCTCAAGACTTAACTCACTCACATTTTCCCTTGTATATGGATACCAACAGTACCACTTCAGACTCGCCTCAG AGtgaaataaagaatgtaaaaaggGAAGATGAATCTAAACCCACACTTTCCAAAGATATTTATGGCACACTAGATGATGAATTAGATG ATGTCACCACTGGAAGTGACTCACAGAACTTACTAACTCAGCCAGTTGACACCAGCCTTTCTTTCTTCAGACAATTTGAACCCATTTGCAAATTTCATCTCACAGAAGCATTTAATACTGAAACAATAACATTTCAAAATCTGACAGAAGGCTTACCTTAcacagagaaaccagaaatgcAAAGTCATGTGTGTAATTGTCCAAAAGACACTAATATAAAGGAAGATTCGtttaaggaagaaaattcagTGGGAACTGAATTTAGCACCTCCACAAAGGAAGAGCAGCTTGCTCATGAATGTGTCAGACAACTTTCTAGAAGCCCACCTCTGGTCCATAGCAGTGGAGAGACACTGAAATTCACGGAAACGTCACCAGCTAAAAGTGCTGCCACAGAGGCTGCACTCAAACCTAGTCAACCTCAAAGCTTCTTGTATATGGAAAATGTACACAGTGATGTTAAAAAACCTTTTGACAACGAGAATAACTTTAACTTCCTTGATCTGAGAGCTAATTATACAACAGAggag ATTGTAGTGTCTTCGAAAGGAGTACAGAGCTTTGAGGATGTTCCTGACATGCCAGTCTGTTGCCAAAAGGAAGCTCCCCTGGAGGGCCTGGCCAGTCCAAGGATTGCCTCACCTTGGTTTCCTGCAGGCATTCCTTGGAGCGGTGGAGCACCTCTGGGTGATGGCATGATGCCTGACACAGAGCAGGAATTGGAAAGCTCACAATCTCTGGAAGAGGAGATGGCTTGCGAAGTCTTGGGGAAATTAGAGCATACAAATAGAAAGCAGCAAAGCCAGATCCAAGACCTGCAGAGTAGCAACAAATATCTAGAGAGGAAGGTGGAGGAGTTACAGATGCAGGACACCAAACAGCAGGTGTTCGTGGATATCATAAATGAGCTGAAGGCCAAGGTGGAGGAATTAATTGAGGACAAATACAGAATGATGCTAGAGAAGAGTGACACCAACAAGACACTGCAGAATTTGCACAAGGTCTTAACTCATACCCAAAATCGTCTTCAGGAAGTGAAGAATGAAAAGGAGACCTTGCAGCTGGAGCTTAAGAGGATCAAGGGCAATTTTGTTCATCTACAGGAGAAGTACATGACGGCAGTGCAACAGAGAGACAAAACTGTCAGCCTGTGCCTACAGATGAACAGAACCATcagtgagaaagaagaagaggttGAGAGGCTGCAGCAACTGAAGGGAGAGCTGGAAAAGGCTACCACCTCCGCTCTGGActtgaaaagggagaaaaagaccCTCGAACAAGAGTTCCTATCTTTACAGGAGGAACTTCAGAAGCACAAGAAGGAAAACCTGGAAGAAAGGCAGAGCCTGAAATTGAGGCTCGAGAAGCTTCTCGCTCAGGTTAGTCATTTGCAGTTcatatcagaaaatgaaaaggcaaagaacACTCAACTCCAGCAGCAGGTCCAGGATGTGCAGCAGGAAATCGCAAGGCTTCggcagcaggtgcaggtgcaAAGTGATGCCCCTCAGTTTGAGACAGTGCAGTTACAGGAACACCCCGGGGAAGCAGTGGAGGCGGATGGCACAAAG gtACTGAAACATAGAGCCAAAATCACAGCTTTTAGAGAGTTAATTGCAAAAGAAACAGCATTTCAAGATCAGATTATTGAG ACTGACACTGGCAAGTTTTAA
- the CAGE1 gene encoding cancer-associated gene 1 protein isoform X4, with protein MEPVKNKDYQKVWSSPSDPAHFEVDASHEKLEGVFKADSMNFSSFSQDLTHSHFPLYMDTNSTTSDSPQSEIKNVKREDESKPTLSKDIYGTLDDELDDVTTGSDSQNLLTQPVDTSLSFFRQFEPICKFHLTEAFNTETITFQNLTEGLPYTEKPEMQSHVCNCPKDTNIKEDSFKEENSVGTEFSTSTKEEQLAHECVRQLSRSPPLVHSSGETLKFTETSPAKSAATEAALKPSQPQSFLYMENVHSDVKKPFDNENNFNFLDLRANYTTEEIVVSSKGVQSFEDVPDMPVCCQKEAPLEGLASPRIASPWFPAGIPWSGGAPLGDGMMPDTEQELESSQSLEEEMACEVLGKLEHTNRKQQSQIQDLQSSNKYLERKVEELQMQDTKQQVFVDIINELKAKVEELIEDKYRMMLEKSDTNKTLQNLHKVLTHTQNRLQEVKNEKETLQLELKRIKGNFVHLQEKYMTAVQQRDKTVSLCLQMNRTISEKEEEVERLQQLKGELEKATTSALDLKREKKTLEQEFLSLQEELQKHKKENLEERQSLKLRLEKLLAQVSHLQFISENEKAKNTQLQQQVQDVQQEIARLRQQVQVQSDAPQFETVQLQEHPGEAVEADGTKDITIPDAEHLKESKKVSDIMLQKLKHLYLKKENLDKEVLKHRAKITAFRELIAKETAFQDQIIETDTGKF; from the exons ATGGAGCCTG ttaaaaacaaagactATCAAAAAGTTTGGTCATCACCTTCAGATCCTGCACATTTTGAAGTGGAtgcctctcatgaaaaattaGAAGGCGTGTTCAAAGCAGATAGCATGAATTTCAGCAGTTTTTCTCAAGACTTAACTCACTCACATTTTCCCTTGTATATGGATACCAACAGTACCACTTCAGACTCGCCTCAG AGtgaaataaagaatgtaaaaaggGAAGATGAATCTAAACCCACACTTTCCAAAGATATTTATGGCACACTAGATGATGAATTAGATG ATGTCACCACTGGAAGTGACTCACAGAACTTACTAACTCAGCCAGTTGACACCAGCCTTTCTTTCTTCAGACAATTTGAACCCATTTGCAAATTTCATCTCACAGAAGCATTTAATACTGAAACAATAACATTTCAAAATCTGACAGAAGGCTTACCTTAcacagagaaaccagaaatgcAAAGTCATGTGTGTAATTGTCCAAAAGACACTAATATAAAGGAAGATTCGtttaaggaagaaaattcagTGGGAACTGAATTTAGCACCTCCACAAAGGAAGAGCAGCTTGCTCATGAATGTGTCAGACAACTTTCTAGAAGCCCACCTCTGGTCCATAGCAGTGGAGAGACACTGAAATTCACGGAAACGTCACCAGCTAAAAGTGCTGCCACAGAGGCTGCACTCAAACCTAGTCAACCTCAAAGCTTCTTGTATATGGAAAATGTACACAGTGATGTTAAAAAACCTTTTGACAACGAGAATAACTTTAACTTCCTTGATCTGAGAGCTAATTATACAACAGAggag ATTGTAGTGTCTTCGAAAGGAGTACAGAGCTTTGAGGATGTTCCTGACATGCCAGTCTGTTGCCAAAAGGAAGCTCCCCTGGAGGGCCTGGCCAGTCCAAGGATTGCCTCACCTTGGTTTCCTGCAGGCATTCCTTGGAGCGGTGGAGCACCTCTGGGTGATGGCATGATGCCTGACACAGAGCAGGAATTGGAAAGCTCACAATCTCTGGAAGAGGAGATGGCTTGCGAAGTCTTGGGGAAATTAGAGCATACAAATAGAAAGCAGCAAAGCCAGATCCAAGACCTGCAGAGTAGCAACAAATATCTAGAGAGGAAGGTGGAGGAGTTACAGATGCAGGACACCAAACAGCAGGTGTTCGTGGATATCATAAATGAGCTGAAGGCCAAGGTGGAGGAATTAATTGAGGACAAATACAGAATGATGCTAGAGAAGAGTGACACCAACAAGACACTGCAGAATTTGCACAAGGTCTTAACTCATACCCAAAATCGTCTTCAGGAAGTGAAGAATGAAAAGGAGACCTTGCAGCTGGAGCTTAAGAGGATCAAGGGCAATTTTGTTCATCTACAGGAGAAGTACATGACGGCAGTGCAACAGAGAGACAAAACTGTCAGCCTGTGCCTACAGATGAACAGAACCATcagtgagaaagaagaagaggttGAGAGGCTGCAGCAACTGAAGGGAGAGCTGGAAAAGGCTACCACCTCCGCTCTGGActtgaaaagggagaaaaagaccCTCGAACAAGAGTTCCTATCTTTACAGGAGGAACTTCAGAAGCACAAGAAGGAAAACCTGGAAGAAAGGCAGAGCCTGAAATTGAGGCTCGAGAAGCTTCTCGCTCAGGTTAGTCATTTGCAGTTcatatcagaaaatgaaaaggcaaagaacACTCAACTCCAGCAGCAGGTCCAGGATGTGCAGCAGGAAATCGCAAGGCTTCggcagcaggtgcaggtgcaAAGTGATGCCCCTCAGTTTGAGACAGTGCAGTTACAGGAACACCCCGGGGAAGCAGTGGAGGCGGATGGCACAAAG GACATCACCATTCCTGATGCTGAACATttaaaagagagcaagaaagttAGTGATATAATGCTACAAAAATTGAAGCACTTgtatcttaaaaaggaaaatttagatAAAGAG gtACTGAAACATAGAGCCAAAATCACAGCTTTTAGAGAGTTAATTGCAAAAGAAACAGCATTTCAAGATCAGATTATTGAG ACTGACACTGGCAAGTTTTAA